From the Deinococcus radiophilus genome, one window contains:
- a CDS encoding alpha/beta fold hydrolase, translating to MTDDRPQEPSFWEDEAQGQTAVLNGAELYYEWQPGEGTQLPLVFLHEGYGYQSASFRELFGDKLKEWSGGSLLLDQRGSGRSAPLEDTEQGDELDLNLLVDDLEALREHLDIEQIIPLGHGFGALVALEYARRFPQHTKRVVAVNPWLHFPGLALTLLAEASALKGQELQDPADDVREQTPEGAYPAVGSARIQAAFELLNARDLLNTLQFVSPQSRMQLEFIDAEQALPSRAEVGEALVYQGMWEFEYPAFLEEIRRPVSVIAGVHDRTSYPEQTDWLVDLGGAELTVLDAGHYPWLDDEEAFAEALWDALR from the coding sequence ATGACTGACGACCGGCCGCAGGAACCCAGCTTCTGGGAAGATGAAGCCCAGGGCCAGACCGCTGTCCTCAACGGTGCTGAACTGTACTACGAGTGGCAGCCGGGTGAAGGGACGCAGCTGCCCCTGGTCTTTTTGCATGAGGGCTACGGCTACCAGAGTGCGTCGTTCCGGGAGCTGTTTGGCGACAAGCTGAAGGAATGGAGTGGTGGGTCGCTGCTGCTGGACCAGCGTGGCAGCGGGCGCAGCGCCCCGTTAGAAGACACCGAGCAGGGCGATGAACTGGACCTGAACCTGCTGGTGGATGATCTGGAGGCTTTGCGGGAGCATCTGGACATCGAACAGATCATCCCGCTGGGGCACGGCTTCGGGGCGCTGGTGGCGCTGGAATACGCCCGGCGCTTCCCGCAGCACACCAAGCGGGTGGTCGCGGTGAATCCCTGGCTGCACTTTCCAGGGCTGGCGCTCACGCTGCTGGCCGAAGCCAGTGCCCTCAAGGGACAGGAGCTGCAAGACCCTGCCGACGACGTGCGTGAACAGACCCCCGAGGGGGCCTATCCGGCAGTGGGCAGTGCACGTATTCAGGCCGCCTTTGAGCTACTCAATGCCCGCGACTTGCTGAATACCCTGCAGTTCGTTAGCCCCCAGAGCCGGATGCAGCTAGAATTCATCGACGCCGAGCAGGCTCTGCCCAGCCGCGCCGAAGTCGGTGAAGCGCTGGTCTATCAGGGCATGTGGGAGTTTGAATACCCGGCCTTTCTGGAAGAGATTCGCCGCCCGGTCTCCGTGATTGCTGGGGTGCATGACCGTACCAGCTACCCGGAGCAGACCGACTGGCTCGTTGACCTGGGCGGCGCCGAACTGACCGTGCTGGACGCCGGGCACTACCCCTGGCTGGACGATGAGGAAGCCTTTGCTGAAGCCCTTTGGGACGCCCTGCGCTGA
- a CDS encoding YebC/PmpR family DNA-binding transcriptional regulator, which translates to MAGHNKWSQIKRKKGANDKKRSAIISKHLRAITAAVRSGGSEDPSGNLALKNAIAAAKTDTVPVDNINNAIKRAAGGSDSGQDFKEVTYEGYGPGGTAIFIEALTDNVNRTVADVRAVFNKRGGSLGNSGSVAWQFEKKGVILLPDASEQAQEAAIEHGAEDIQISDDGLEITTDPTELYAVQDGLASAGFTTENASLSRIPSNTVAVNAEDAAKLLRIVDALEELDDVQNVFTNADLPEDLILD; encoded by the coding sequence GTGGCTGGTCATAACAAATGGTCTCAGATCAAACGGAAAAAAGGTGCCAACGACAAGAAGCGCAGCGCCATCATCTCTAAGCACCTACGGGCCATTACGGCAGCGGTCCGCTCGGGCGGCAGCGAAGATCCCAGCGGCAACCTGGCCCTGAAAAATGCCATCGCCGCAGCCAAGACCGACACGGTGCCGGTGGACAACATCAATAACGCCATCAAGCGGGCCGCAGGCGGCAGCGACTCCGGGCAGGACTTCAAGGAAGTGACCTACGAAGGCTACGGCCCCGGCGGCACGGCCATTTTCATTGAGGCGCTGACCGACAACGTGAACCGCACGGTGGCCGATGTGCGCGCCGTGTTCAATAAGCGCGGCGGGTCCCTGGGCAACAGCGGCAGCGTGGCCTGGCAGTTCGAGAAAAAAGGCGTGATCCTGCTGCCCGACGCCTCCGAGCAGGCGCAGGAAGCGGCCATTGAACACGGCGCTGAGGACATCCAGATCTCCGACGATGGCCTAGAAATCACGACTGACCCGACCGAGTTGTACGCGGTGCAAGACGGTCTGGCCTCGGCGGGCTTTACCACCGAGAATGCTTCGCTGAGCCGGATTCCCAGCAACACGGTCGCCGTGAACGCCGAGGACGCGGCCAAGCTGCTGCGGATCGTGGACGCCCTGGAAGAACTGGATGACGTGCAAAACGTGTTTACCAACGCCGATTTGCCCGAAGACCTGATTCTCGACTGA
- a CDS encoding trimeric intracellular cation channel family protein, translated as MTDLTALAELPVQQLQSGIRLFDLLGTLAFAMSGALLAVRKRFDLFGVMVLGSVTAVGGGAIRDTLIGQTPPIFLRDELYVWIALIGSLLAFAFGERLARFERTINFFDSFGLAVFASSGALGALALGLGPLGVTFAGMLSGVGGGIVRDLIANEVPEVMYRRDQLYATAAALGAAAVYLAVPHLGVLGGQLVGVVTVLALRVISRQGWVHLPVRRLPDE; from the coding sequence ATGACCGACCTGACCGCCCTGGCTGAACTTCCGGTGCAGCAGCTGCAATCTGGCATCCGGCTGTTTGATCTGCTGGGTACGCTGGCCTTTGCGATGTCGGGGGCGCTGCTGGCAGTCCGCAAGCGCTTTGACCTGTTCGGGGTGATGGTGTTGGGTTCGGTAACAGCCGTGGGCGGCGGGGCCATCCGCGATACCCTGATCGGGCAGACGCCGCCCATTTTCCTGCGCGACGAGTTGTATGTCTGGATCGCCCTGATTGGCAGTTTGCTGGCCTTCGCCTTTGGGGAGCGGCTGGCCCGCTTCGAGCGCACCATCAATTTTTTTGATTCCTTTGGGCTGGCCGTATTCGCGTCTTCCGGGGCGCTGGGGGCGTTGGCCCTGGGCCTGGGTCCGCTGGGTGTGACCTTTGCGGGGATGCTGAGCGGTGTGGGCGGCGGGATCGTCCGCGACCTGATTGCCAACGAAGTACCCGAAGTGATGTACCGCCGCGATCAGCTCTACGCCACCGCTGCAGCACTGGGCGCGGCGGCAGTTTATCTGGCCGTGCCCCACCTGGGCGTGCTGGGTGGGCAATTGGTCGGTGTGGTCACAGTGCTGGCCCTGCGGGTGATTTCGCGGCAAGGTTGGGTGCATCTGCCGGTGCGCCGACTGCCGGACGAGTAA
- a CDS encoding DUF4349 domain-containing protein — protein MPVTLLPQRRAALLLTALLAACGPQSGNDSSTVTTTETASADMADATSEAATTDATSVPAPAVSTTTPAPTTPTLGSQITRQSSGERSLLVEASADFEVADVVQAADTIEGLARRAGGFVTSSIVNSHDEGQAQYPLADGQRLSVISYTRRAEVKGRVPRARLTEFLAQVQTEIGHLRSRTVTAQDVTFDLERARLEQEIGALKAGKISEQVLDPQGAAVQAGNLGAIEREALAQREAAYADLQGRELQDRVDYSLVRLTFDQPALTREERRPDPAAQAAAHTPPSGERLAASLRTGWRSLEAFVLAAASAWPLLLGLGLIAALWQQVNRRRPVKSAEQVPPRQD, from the coding sequence ATGCCAGTAACCCTCCTTCCCCAACGCAGGGCCGCACTGCTCCTCACGGCCCTGCTGGCGGCCTGCGGGCCGCAGTCCGGCAATGATTCGTCCACAGTGACCACCACCGAGACGGCCAGCGCCGATATGGCCGATGCCACCAGCGAAGCCGCGACCACCGATGCCACCAGCGTTCCGGCCCCAGCAGTGTCCACGACCACTCCGGCCCCTACCACACCGACCCTGGGCAGCCAGATCACCCGGCAGAGCAGCGGCGAGCGCTCTTTGTTGGTCGAGGCGAGCGCCGATTTTGAGGTCGCGGACGTGGTGCAGGCCGCCGATACGATCGAAGGGCTGGCCCGCCGCGCCGGGGGCTTCGTGACCAGCAGCATTGTCAACAGCCACGACGAGGGGCAGGCCCAGTACCCGCTGGCGGACGGTCAGCGGCTCAGTGTCATCAGCTACACCCGCCGCGCCGAGGTGAAGGGGCGCGTGCCCCGGGCGCGGCTCACCGAGTTTCTGGCGCAGGTACAGACTGAAATCGGGCATCTACGCAGCCGCACCGTGACCGCTCAGGATGTGACCTTCGACCTGGAAAGGGCCAGGCTGGAGCAGGAGATCGGCGCCCTGAAGGCCGGAAAAATCAGTGAACAGGTGCTGGACCCGCAGGGCGCGGCGGTGCAGGCCGGGAACCTCGGCGCCATTGAGCGGGAGGCGCTGGCCCAGCGCGAGGCGGCCTACGCCGACTTGCAGGGCCGCGAACTGCAAGACCGGGTGGACTACAGCCTGGTGCGCCTGACTTTTGACCAGCCAGCGCTGACCCGCGAGGAGCGCCGCCCCGACCCCGCCGCGCAGGCCGCCGCCCACACGCCGCCTTCTGGCGAGCGCCTGGCCGCCAGCCTGCGAACCGGCTGGCGTTCCCTGGAAGCCTTTGTGCTGGCCGCCGCCTCGGCGTGGCCGTTGCTGCTGGGGCTGGGGCTGATCGCCGCGCTGTGGCAGCAGGTGAACCGCCGCCGTCCAGTCAAGTCAGCTGAGCAAGTACCGCCCCGGCAGGACTAA
- the trmH gene encoding tRNA (guanosine(18)-2'-O)-methyltransferase TrmH has protein sequence MTPERYAKILRVLRLRQPTLSVLMDEVNKPHNLSAILRTCDAVGAMTAHAVPPQTLSLGSFRSRMFEASSGSAHKWVTVQEHPSALDAIRELQGQGVQVLATHLSQRSVDYREPDYTRPTCVLLGAEKFGVSDAAAEAADANIIIPMMGMVQSLNVSVAAATILLEAQRQRLEAGMYAAPQLSDAELKRTAFRWAYPDLAEKYDEQGAAYPELDEEGQIVGKDLLPRTE, from the coding sequence ATGACGCCCGAACGCTACGCCAAAATCCTGCGGGTGCTACGCCTGCGCCAGCCCACCCTCAGCGTCCTGATGGACGAGGTCAATAAGCCCCATAACCTCAGCGCCATTCTGCGCACCTGCGACGCGGTAGGGGCCATGACCGCCCACGCCGTGCCACCCCAAACCCTCAGCCTGGGATCATTTCGCTCGCGCATGTTCGAGGCCAGCTCGGGCAGTGCCCATAAGTGGGTCACGGTGCAGGAACATCCCAGCGCTCTGGACGCCATCCGCGAGCTCCAGGGCCAGGGCGTGCAGGTGCTGGCCACCCACCTCTCGCAGCGCAGCGTGGACTACCGCGAGCCCGACTACACCCGCCCCACTTGTGTGCTGCTGGGCGCCGAGAAATTCGGCGTGAGCGACGCGGCCGCCGAGGCTGCCGACGCCAATATCATCATTCCCATGATGGGTATGGTGCAGAGCCTGAACGTGTCGGTGGCCGCCGCCACCATCCTGCTCGAGGCCCAGCGCCAGCGCCTGGAAGCCGGCATGTACGCGGCTCCACAGCTGAGCGACGCCGAGCTGAAGCGCACCGCCTTCCGCTGGGCTTACCCCGACCTGGCCGAGAAGTACGACGAGCAGGGCGCGGCGTACCCAGAGCTGGACGAGGAAGGGCAGATCGTGGGAAAAGACTTGCTCCCGCGAACAGAGTGA
- a CDS encoding 2,3-bisphosphoglycerate-independent phosphoglycerate mutase, with translation MTDLIPVISGLSKKTDSKIVMVVLDGVGGLPMTPGGPTELEAAQTPNLDALAAHSQLGLLELVGPGLTPGSGPGHLSLFGYDPLIYTVGRGALSAVGIGVKLNAGDVAVRGNFATLGEARTVLDRRAGRPSTEKNVQIVELLQAAIPEIDNTPVEIYTESEHRFVVVFRAGTEPLGANISDVDPQVTGVPPRDAQANDEASQKTANLVNAFVQRAEAALSAEPQVNGVLFRGYSDVPHFPQFSDVYKLSAACIAGYPMYKGLASLVGMSVLDVDSVEDAPEGKLDALRQSWNDYDFFFFHVKKTDSTGEDGNFDAKVKKIEAFDAILPEILALNPDVLCIVGDHSTPSKLASHSWHPVPVLIHGGHGRSDLAARFTETEGQRGSLGLRPGTALMPLLMANALKLEKYGA, from the coding sequence ATGACAGACCTGATTCCGGTGATCAGCGGCCTCTCCAAAAAGACCGACAGCAAGATCGTCATGGTGGTGCTGGACGGCGTGGGCGGCCTTCCTATGACGCCCGGCGGCCCCACTGAACTGGAAGCGGCGCAGACGCCCAATCTGGACGCCCTGGCTGCCCACAGCCAGCTGGGTCTGCTGGAACTGGTCGGCCCCGGCCTGACCCCTGGTTCCGGCCCTGGACACCTGAGCCTCTTTGGGTATGACCCACTGATTTATACGGTAGGGCGCGGCGCACTGAGCGCCGTGGGCATCGGGGTCAAGCTGAATGCGGGTGACGTGGCCGTGCGGGGGAACTTCGCTACGCTGGGCGAAGCACGCACGGTGCTGGACCGCCGGGCGGGCCGTCCCAGCACCGAGAAGAACGTGCAGATCGTGGAATTGTTGCAGGCCGCCATTCCTGAAATTGACAACACTCCGGTGGAGATCTACACCGAGTCCGAGCACCGCTTCGTGGTGGTCTTCCGGGCTGGGACCGAGCCGCTAGGAGCCAACATCAGCGACGTGGACCCGCAGGTGACCGGCGTGCCGCCGCGCGACGCCCAGGCGAATGATGAGGCCAGTCAGAAAACCGCCAACCTGGTCAATGCCTTTGTGCAGCGCGCCGAAGCCGCCCTGAGCGCCGAGCCCCAGGTGAACGGGGTGCTGTTCCGGGGCTACAGCGACGTGCCACATTTTCCGCAGTTCTCGGATGTCTACAAGCTGAGTGCGGCTTGTATCGCGGGCTATCCGATGTACAAAGGGTTGGCCAGTCTGGTCGGCATGAGCGTGCTGGACGTGGACAGCGTGGAAGACGCCCCCGAAGGCAAGCTGGACGCCCTGCGCCAGAGCTGGAACGATTACGACTTTTTCTTCTTCCACGTCAAAAAGACCGACAGCACTGGCGAGGACGGCAACTTTGACGCCAAGGTAAAGAAGATTGAGGCTTTCGATGCCATCCTGCCCGAAATCCTGGCCCTGAATCCGGATGTACTGTGTATCGTGGGGGATCACTCTACGCCGTCGAAGCTCGCCAGCCACTCCTGGCATCCGGTCCCAGTGCTGATTCATGGGGGGCATGGCCGCAGCGACCTGGCTGCGCGCTTTACCGAAACCGAAGGTCAACGCGGCAGTCTGGGCCTACGCCCCGGGACCGCACTGATGCCGCTCCTGATGGCCAATGCGCTGAAGCTGGAAAAGTACGGCGCCTAA
- the cdaA gene encoding diadenylate cyclase CdaA, whose amino-acid sequence MLDLTHRTAPPLPRRPAHIRQTERTRVPLNLPDFAPLPLTFLDLVDIALVAFVLYQGYRLVAGTRAVNLVRGIAVFVVVWFVARLLNMVALSSLLGQVGTIGIFALVVLFQPELRAALERIGRPRLREDDGGGAALQDISRAVERLAERKIGALIAIERSTPLGEVAASGVELDARVSVPFLEALFARNAPLHDGGVVIRGSRVVAAGCLFPLQASDGTYRRYGTRHRAAIGLSEVTDAVVLVVSEERGSMRIALAGRLGPDLNTTELREQLRVLVYDREVQSLSHFGAELADPVISEPDGTEPVISEPATQAVPSTDPLAAPPPTGGRPEGLRGPDRQEQV is encoded by the coding sequence ATGCTGGACCTAACTCACCGCACTGCACCGCCTCTGCCCCGGCGACCTGCCCACATCCGTCAGACCGAAAGGACCCGCGTTCCCTTGAACCTGCCCGACTTCGCACCGCTGCCACTTACCTTCTTGGACCTGGTAGATATCGCATTGGTGGCGTTTGTGCTGTATCAAGGCTACCGCTTGGTGGCAGGCACCCGCGCCGTGAACCTGGTGCGCGGCATCGCCGTTTTCGTGGTGGTGTGGTTCGTGGCCCGACTGCTGAACATGGTGGCCCTGAGCAGTCTGCTGGGACAGGTCGGCACCATCGGGATCTTTGCGCTGGTGGTACTTTTTCAGCCCGAATTGCGGGCCGCGTTGGAGCGGATCGGGCGACCCCGGCTGCGTGAAGACGACGGTGGCGGCGCAGCGCTGCAAGACATCTCACGGGCAGTCGAGCGCCTGGCCGAACGCAAAATCGGCGCACTGATCGCCATCGAACGCTCTACACCGCTGGGTGAGGTGGCCGCCAGTGGCGTAGAACTGGACGCCCGAGTCAGCGTGCCGTTTCTGGAAGCCCTGTTTGCCCGCAATGCCCCGCTGCACGACGGCGGCGTGGTGATCCGGGGCAGCCGGGTGGTGGCGGCTGGCTGCCTCTTCCCACTGCAGGCCAGCGACGGCACCTACCGCCGCTACGGCACCCGCCACCGCGCTGCCATTGGCCTCTCGGAAGTGACCGACGCGGTGGTGCTGGTGGTCAGCGAGGAACGCGGCTCTATGCGAATCGCGCTGGCCGGGCGTCTGGGACCGGACCTCAACACCACCGAGTTGCGTGAGCAACTGCGCGTGCTGGTCTATGACCGCGAGGTGCAGTCGCTCAGCCACTTTGGAGCCGAACTGGCCGATCCGGTGATCTCCGAACCGGACGGTACTGAACCCGTCATCTCAGAGCCTGCTACTCAGGCTGTCCCCTCCACCGATCCACTGGCCGCGCCGCCGCCGACAGGTGGCCGCCCCGAAGGGCTGCGCGGTCCAGACCGTCAGGAGCAGGTATGA
- a CDS encoding CdaR family protein encodes MSGPLRGQDPNSLSQSAEAVRRWLADQFSAGRLTQDLGAKLLAFLAAGLLWFYASEDRRAIIEQSYDVPISVRDDTTPAEGETRAHSGLTPGTIKVTLSGRPGRLRELTGDRIEAMIDITDLPEGSFNEPITVLPPGDTQLVSSTPDRVQGLIDTVQTLELPVTVTVYAPGSAVMPNYQASPAQVTVSGPSRVVNTVEQIIHPPVTLAPGEEQTVSLLALDAEGKPVEGLNLQPATVQLSRVDSGELPAQRVGVELAPPPAGLRVVSAELSPAEVRLVGPTAALEELRRVVGVIDYRAGEYQTEVQLLTPAGVEALDRVTATVRIEAVPAATASEADASLDTP; translated from the coding sequence ATGAGCGGGCCGCTGCGGGGCCAGGACCCCAACTCGCTGAGCCAAAGTGCCGAGGCCGTGCGCCGCTGGCTGGCCGATCAGTTCAGCGCCGGGCGGCTGACCCAGGATCTGGGGGCCAAGTTGCTGGCCTTTTTGGCCGCTGGACTCCTGTGGTTCTACGCTTCCGAAGACCGCCGCGCCATCATCGAGCAGAGCTACGACGTGCCGATCAGCGTGCGCGATGACACGACCCCCGCCGAGGGCGAAACGCGGGCCCACAGCGGTCTGACGCCGGGGACCATCAAGGTGACGCTGAGTGGGCGCCCAGGCCGCCTGCGTGAATTGACCGGGGACCGGATCGAGGCCATGATCGACATCACCGACCTTCCCGAAGGCAGCTTCAACGAGCCGATTACGGTCTTGCCTCCTGGTGACACCCAGCTGGTCAGCAGTACGCCGGACCGCGTGCAGGGCCTGATCGATACGGTCCAGACCCTGGAGTTACCGGTGACCGTCACGGTCTATGCACCTGGCAGCGCAGTCATGCCCAACTACCAGGCCAGCCCCGCGCAAGTGACGGTCAGTGGCCCCAGTCGGGTGGTAAATACTGTTGAGCAGATCATTCACCCCCCAGTGACGCTGGCACCGGGCGAAGAACAGACTGTCAGCTTGCTGGCGCTGGACGCTGAAGGTAAGCCGGTGGAGGGCCTGAACTTGCAGCCCGCCACCGTACAGCTGAGCCGGGTAGACAGCGGTGAATTGCCGGCCCAGCGCGTGGGGGTCGAACTGGCTCCGCCCCCCGCAGGGCTGCGAGTGGTATCTGCCGAGCTGTCACCCGCCGAAGTACGCCTGGTCGGCCCGACAGCAGCGCTGGAGGAACTTCGCCGCGTGGTTGGCGTAATTGACTACCGCGCTGGTGAATACCAGACCGAAGTGCAGCTGCTCACCCCGGCCGGAGTCGAGGCCCTGGACCGCGTGACGGCCACAGTCAGGATTGAAGCCGTTCCAGCCGCAACAGCTTCAGAAGCCGACGCCTCGCTGGACACGCCCTGA
- the yqeK gene encoding bis(5'-nucleosyl)-tetraphosphatase (symmetrical) YqeK — protein sequence MSELSLLITHPGTQRPAPLCCDLSELPLPPACSAHTGTPTWMTTKWPHWTQEVRSRVTQERWEHVERVALLAAQIAYAAGLDTRRAYAAGILHDLARDLGDTALLALAPPECDLDRRWPLAVHGRAARNLLENLGFADGQVLEAVEDHVTGPRPGQLLAACVYIADVSEPGRGVNAHIRELAFKDLNAALSLAIESKVQYLSGRGTEVHPRTLELYEHLQGCRRAVGDSQT from the coding sequence ATGTCTGAACTGTCCTTGCTGATCACGCATCCCGGAACCCAGCGGCCAGCGCCTTTGTGCTGCGACCTGAGTGAGCTGCCGCTGCCTCCCGCCTGCTCGGCCCACACCGGCACGCCGACCTGGATGACGACCAAGTGGCCGCACTGGACCCAGGAAGTGCGCTCACGTGTGACCCAGGAACGCTGGGAACATGTGGAGCGGGTGGCCTTGCTGGCCGCCCAGATCGCCTATGCCGCCGGACTGGATACTCGCCGGGCTTACGCCGCAGGCATCCTGCATGACCTGGCCCGCGACCTGGGAGACACGGCGCTGCTGGCACTGGCACCACCCGAGTGCGACCTGGACCGCCGCTGGCCGCTGGCGGTGCATGGCCGGGCCGCCCGGAACCTGCTGGAAAACCTGGGCTTTGCGGACGGTCAGGTGCTGGAAGCTGTGGAAGATCACGTCACCGGGCCGCGTCCTGGGCAGCTTCTGGCAGCCTGCGTCTACATCGCGGATGTCTCCGAACCGGGCCGGGGGGTCAACGCTCACATCCGCGAATTGGCCTTCAAAGATCTGAATGCGGCGCTAAGCCTGGCGATCGAATCCAAGGTGCAGTATCTCAGTGGGCGCGGTACCGAGGTTCATCCGCGCACGCTAGAGCTGTACGAGCACCTGCAGGGCTGCCGCCGGGCGGTGGGTGATTCCCAGACATGA
- a CDS encoding LCP family glycopolymer transferase: MKWNRQQKPSTPTRAPVPADAPRTPTERRRSWLRSLQISGLTLGALCGGGAALLTLSGSGSATDEAQQRPEFTFLLAGRDVAYCGYHLRCEDQTQREGLYQEINTDTLMLVRVSGPKVDVLNIPRDTNVGDYDPEQPAASQKINSQYWQGGPQALVRGVERITGSAVNAYVVLNEDYVAELIDALGGLTVTVPPEGIQWVDNAAGINLDLPPGEQHLDGRTAALYLRVRKGVGDDWGRIDHQKQASTQLLSKVRSPQGLRAVPTLLGGFGQNIETNLDPDRLAALLPYLSQLDLAFSTLPTQDIEGSFNLAADHLALSEVWSNPMLDGVRREAERQQTEEAREQALAEADGPATGWESEGYPATDDLNSDELGEDTTAADPTRPAELPIVIRDGSGALLGPALARSLERVGYQNIRLELHAPSPMSSQVLTQTAPAPAGALAQLLGLPRLQGQRFGLKGGEVAIWLGTDAPEELAALVPLRRMNDGRVLGLNELETRLYLQLDEGVTP; encoded by the coding sequence ATGAAATGGAACCGCCAGCAGAAGCCAAGCACACCAACACGTGCTCCCGTCCCCGCAGACGCTCCCCGTACGCCAACTGAGCGCCGACGCTCCTGGCTGCGCAGCTTGCAGATCAGCGGGCTGACTCTGGGGGCGCTGTGTGGGGGTGGCGCCGCCCTGCTGACCCTCAGTGGCAGTGGCAGCGCAACTGACGAGGCCCAGCAGCGGCCTGAATTCACCTTTTTACTGGCAGGGCGTGACGTGGCCTACTGCGGCTACCATCTGCGCTGCGAGGACCAGACCCAGCGCGAGGGACTGTATCAGGAGATCAACACCGACACCCTGATGCTGGTGCGGGTCAGCGGCCCCAAGGTAGACGTGCTGAACATTCCCCGCGACACCAATGTGGGTGACTATGACCCCGAGCAGCCTGCCGCCAGTCAGAAGATCAACAGCCAGTACTGGCAGGGCGGCCCACAGGCATTGGTGCGCGGTGTGGAGCGCATTACCGGCAGCGCCGTGAATGCGTACGTGGTGTTGAACGAGGACTACGTGGCCGAGTTGATTGACGCGCTGGGCGGCCTGACCGTCACCGTGCCTCCGGAGGGCATTCAGTGGGTGGACAACGCCGCCGGAATCAATTTGGACCTGCCGCCCGGTGAACAGCATCTGGACGGGCGCACTGCGGCGCTGTACCTGCGGGTTCGCAAGGGCGTAGGCGACGACTGGGGCCGCATTGATCACCAGAAGCAGGCCTCCACACAATTGCTGAGCAAAGTTCGCTCACCGCAGGGTCTGCGCGCTGTACCGACGCTCTTGGGCGGGTTCGGGCAGAACATCGAAACCAATCTGGACCCGGACCGTCTGGCCGCGCTGCTGCCTTACCTCTCGCAACTGGATCTGGCCTTTTCCACATTGCCCACCCAGGATATTGAGGGCAGCTTCAACCTGGCCGCCGACCACCTGGCACTCAGCGAAGTGTGGAGCAATCCCATGCTGGACGGTGTGCGCCGCGAAGCGGAACGCCAGCAAACCGAAGAAGCCCGTGAGCAGGCCCTGGCCGAAGCCGACGGGCCAGCGACTGGCTGGGAAAGCGAAGGCTATCCTGCAACCGACGACCTGAACAGCGATGAGCTGGGGGAAGACACCACTGCGGCAGATCCCACCCGTCCCGCTGAGCTGCCGATTGTTATTCGTGACGGCTCCGGGGCGCTGCTGGGGCCGGCCCTGGCCCGCAGTCTGGAACGGGTCGGCTACCAGAACATCCGCCTGGAACTGCATGCCCCCAGCCCCATGAGTTCTCAGGTGCTGACCCAGACCGCTCCTGCCCCAGCCGGCGCACTGGCGCAGCTGCTGGGCCTGCCCCGTTTGCAAGGGCAGCGCTTCGGGCTGAAAGGTGGCGAGGTCGCCATCTGGCTGGGCACCGATGCCCCCGAGGAACTGGCCGCTCTGGTTCCGCTGCGGCGCATGAACGATGGCCGTGTCCTGGGACTAAACGAGCTGGAGACCCGGCTATATCTGCAGCTGGACGAAGGAGTGACGCCTTAA
- the rsfS gene encoding ribosome silencing factor → MTKTKSQDLHQLQALVEAALERRAEDVRVLDLTDVSTSLDYFIICTATAGLQLNAVQQAIRDRAEEIGLPAPSVEGPSERWLLLSFGAITVHIMTKEAREYYDLEGLWSDARDIEFDLPA, encoded by the coding sequence ATGACCAAAACCAAATCCCAGGATCTACACCAGCTGCAAGCCCTTGTCGAAGCCGCCCTAGAGCGCCGCGCCGAAGATGTGCGGGTGCTGGATCTGACCGATGTCAGCACGTCGCTGGATTATTTTATCATCTGCACCGCCACCGCCGGGTTGCAGCTGAATGCCGTGCAACAGGCCATCCGTGACCGCGCTGAAGAGATCGGCCTGCCCGCGCCCAGTGTAGAAGGCCCCAGCGAACGCTGGCTGCTGCTGTCCTTCGGGGCGATCACCGTGCATATCATGACCAAAGAAGCCCGCGAGTATTACGACCTTGAGGGGCTATGGAGCGACGCCCGCGACATTGAATTTGATCTGCCAGCCTGA